Below is a window of Cytophaga hutchinsonii ATCC 33406 DNA.
AAAACCGTTTTAATGAAATAAGTAATTACTTTATCCTAACATACCAGATGTTTAATAGTAAACGTTTGTATATTTATTCAGACGAATATTTTAATTGCTTTCTACTAACTATATACACATGCAAAAATACCACATTCTTTGGGCTGACGATGAAATTGATTTACTTAAACCGCACATTATTTTTTTAAATAATAAAGGTTACGAAGTAACTACCGTTACAAATGGTATTGATGCGCTGGAACTTTCAAATAAAACAACATTCGATATTATTTTTCTGGATGAAAACATGCCCGGTTTAAGCGGACTGGAAACACTGGTTAAGATCAAAGAGGTGAAACCATTTGTACCGGTGGTGATGATTACTAAGAATGAAGAAGAACATATCATGGAGGAAGCAATCGGCTCGAAGATTGCTGACTATCTGATCAAGCCCATCAATCCGAATCAGATTCTGATGTCTATCAAAAAGCTGCTTCAGAATAAAGTACTGGTGAATGATAAGACCACTTCTTCCTACAGACAGCAGTTTGCAGAAATCAGCATGACATTGAGTGATAAACTGGATTATAAAGAATGGATTGATATTTATAAAAAACTGGTGCATTGGGAAATTGAGATCGATGCAGTAGGAGACGGAAGTTTGAAGGAGATTCTGTTGTCTCAGAAATCAGAAGGTAATCAGCAGTTTTTTAAAACCGTAAAAACGAACTATGAAAAATGGATCAACGATTCATCAGAAGATAAGCCGGTATTTTCTCATACAGTTTTCAGAAAAAAAATAATTCCATCCATCAAGCAGGAAAAAACATTTGTATTGCTGATTGATAATTTGCGGTTTGATCAGTGGAAAGTGCTGCAGCCATTGATTGCGGAATCATACAAAACGGTGAGTGAGGAATTGTATTATTCAATTCTTCCGACAACAACCATGTATGCGCGCAACGCATTCTTTGCAGGCATGATGCCTTCTGAAATTGAAAAGAAACATCCTGGGTTTTATAATGGCGATGAAGAAGATCTGGGCAAAAATAACATGGAAGAAGAATTGCTTCGGGATCAGTTAAAAAAGAACGGACTGGATATTAAATTCTCGTATCAGAAAGTAACGAATCTGAATCAGGGTAAGGCATTGTGTGACGGAATTAAAAATATTCTGGACAACCAATTGAATGTTGTTGTATATAATTTTGTCGATATGCTTTCGCATGCACGTTCGGATATGGAAGTGTTAAAGGAGCTTGCACCGGATGAGTCTGCCTACAGATCAATAACGGCAAGCTGGTTTAAGCATTCACCGTTACAGGAATTGATTCAATTGCTGAGCCATAAAAAGATTAAGCTTATTATTACAACCGACCACGGAACAATTCGTGTAAATAAGCCGCATAAGATCATCGGTGATAAAACAACCAATAGCAATATGCGCTATAAGGTTGGTAAAAATCTGGGTTTTGATGCTTCTAATTATTTAATGGAAATAAAAAAACCTGAAAGTATTTTCCTGCCTAAAACAAACATCTCAGATGCGTATGTGTTTGCCGGCGATGAATTGTTTTTTGTATACCCCAATAATTATCAAAAATTTGTGCAGATGTTTAAAGATACCTTCCAGCATGGCGGTGTATCACTGGAAGAAGTATTGATTCCATATATTGTACTGGAGCCGAACAGATAGTACAGAAGGAGTACAGAGTACGGAGTATAGAGTACAAAGTATAAAGTACAAAAATGACAAAAGGTTTCATGCATAGCAGGAAACCTTTTGTCATTTTTGTATAAATATCAGAGCGGCTGTCATAAGTGATTTATCACTCTATACTCTATACTCTGTACTCTGTACTCCGTACCTAGTCTTCAAACGTATACCGGAAAATCGGTTCAAGATCTTCTGCTTCGTCATACAGGGAATGCAGGTCTTTAATAATACCCGTATCCAGACCGTATACCCAGCCGTGTATTTCAAGCGCTCTGTTTTTCCAGGCGCGTTGTACCGGTTTTGTTTTAGCCAGATTGCGTACCTGTTCAACAACATTCAGCTCTACCAGTCTGTTTATACGCTCTTCCTCGTTTTCTATCGCAAGCAGTTCAACCGTATTTTTATTATATATTTCTTTAATGTTTCGCAGCCAGTTATCTACATAGCCGAACGAATTATTTTTTGTAGCCGCTGCCACACCGCCGCAACCATAATGGCCACAAACAATAATGTGTTTTACTTTTAATACTTCTACAGCGTATTCAACCACACTTAATAAATTCAGGTCGGTATGCACAACCATATTGGCAATATTCCTATGTACAAATAATTGTCCCTGCAGCGTTCCTGTTACTTCTGTTTCAGGAACCCGGCTATCTGAGCAGCCGATCCATAAGTATTCCGGAGTTTGTGCAAGCTTCATGCGTTTGAAATAATCCGCATCATCCTGAATTTTTCCCAACGCCCATATTTTATTATTATTTAATAATTTCTGATAACTCTCTTTCATAACGAATGTTTATTTTTTTACAAGATGTAAGTCTATTTCATGAATATTAATTAACTGCACGTCGATGTTTTTATCAATGGCAGATTTTTTAAATAAAGCGATGATCTCTAAAACATCATAATCAATGGACTTGATGTTAGTACCATCCAGGATCACGGAAGATTGCTTGGGTAAGGCTTCAAGCATTTTGAACAGAAAGCCTTTATTAATGAAGGAAACATTTTCCGGGAACGTAATTAATGCATGTTCTTTACCTTCTATAATTGCAGAAGATTTTTTAATCGGAATACGCATCATATCCCTGAGGATATAAAATAATGCAATCGATAAACCACATATAATACCTTTTAACATATCGGTTAACAACATAACCGATATAGTGGTTATAAACGGAATAAACTGTTTCGGACCCAATGCATACATGGATTTGAATAAACTCACTTTCGTTAATTTATAACCTGTAAATAATAAAATTACTGCCAGTGATGCATTCGGTATACTTGTTAATAAATCCGGAAACAGCAATACACTTGTCAGCAACAGGAAGCCGTGTACGTAACTGGATAGTTTGCTTGTTGCGCCGGCATTGATATTGGCAGAACTGCGAATAATTGCAGAAGTCATTGGTACGCCGCCAATCAATCCGCAAGAGAGGTTGCCTACCCCTTGCGCAATCAGTTCTCTGTTTGTTGGAGACGGATTGTTTTCTTTCTTCAGTTTGTCTGTCGCATCAATACTTAAGAGCGATTCTAAACTTACAACAACGGCAATGGTAAAGCCAATAGCATACGTTCTGTAGTTATTTAATCCATTAAGGTCGGGGAATATCAAACTGTTTAATAAATCTCCGGTGTTTTTAATTGTAGGAATGGCAACCAGGTGGTTTTGGTGTACCAGCAGAGACGGGAATACAAATTCAAAAAGCAGGTTTAGTAACAGGCCTGCGGCAACAATGATTAAGGCACTCGGCACAAATGAAAGCTTAGAGCCCGGCCGTATGTAATCACTGT
It encodes the following:
- a CDS encoding PglZ domain-containing protein, giving the protein MQKYHILWADDEIDLLKPHIIFLNNKGYEVTTVTNGIDALELSNKTTFDIIFLDENMPGLSGLETLVKIKEVKPFVPVVMITKNEEEHIMEEAIGSKIADYLIKPINPNQILMSIKKLLQNKVLVNDKTTSSYRQQFAEISMTLSDKLDYKEWIDIYKKLVHWEIEIDAVGDGSLKEILLSQKSEGNQQFFKTVKTNYEKWINDSSEDKPVFSHTVFRKKIIPSIKQEKTFVLLIDNLRFDQWKVLQPLIAESYKTVSEELYYSILPTTTMYARNAFFAGMMPSEIEKKHPGFYNGDEEDLGKNNMEEELLRDQLKKNGLDIKFSYQKVTNLNQGKALCDGIKNILDNQLNVVVYNFVDMLSHARSDMEVLKELAPDESAYRSITASWFKHSPLQELIQLLSHKKIKLIITTDHGTIRVNKPHKIIGDKTTNSNMRYKVGKNLGFDASNYLMEIKKPESIFLPKTNISDAYVFAGDELFFVYPNNYQKFVQMFKDTFQHGGVSLEEVLIPYIVLEPNR
- a CDS encoding SulP family inorganic anion transporter; protein product: MLSTKESLKDIQAGVVVFLVAIPLCLGIALAQNAPPFSGIISGIIGGSIVTLISGAKYSISGPTAGMTAIMISSIKELGTFELVLTAIAIAGIIQILFGVLRVGIIGHYFPSSVIKGMLSAIGIILIIKQIPHLIGYDVDPEGDMTFFQDDGRNTFTELINMLNYFTPGPAIISAISIIILLFWNSDYIRPGSKLSFVPSALIIVAAGLLLNLLFEFVFPSLLVHQNHLVAIPTIKNTGDLLNSLIFPDLNGLNNYRTYAIGFTIAVVVSLESLLSIDATDKLKKENNPSPTNRELIAQGVGNLSCGLIGGVPMTSAIIRSSANINAGATSKLSSYVHGFLLLTSVLLFPDLLTSIPNASLAVILLFTGYKLTKVSLFKSMYALGPKQFIPFITTISVMLLTDMLKGIICGLSIALFYILRDMMRIPIKKSSAIIEGKEHALITFPENVSFINKGFLFKMLEALPKQSSVILDGTNIKSIDYDVLEIIALFKKSAIDKNIDVQLINIHEIDLHLVKK
- a CDS encoding carbonic anhydrase is translated as MKESYQKLLNNNKIWALGKIQDDADYFKRMKLAQTPEYLWIGCSDSRVPETEVTGTLQGQLFVHRNIANMVVHTDLNLLSVVEYAVEVLKVKHIIVCGHYGCGGVAAATKNNSFGYVDNWLRNIKEIYNKNTVELLAIENEEERINRLVELNVVEQVRNLAKTKPVQRAWKNRALEIHGWVYGLDTGIIKDLHSLYDEAEDLEPIFRYTFED